In Saccharomyces kudriavzevii IFO 1802 strain IFO1802 genome assembly, chromosome: 9, the following proteins share a genomic window:
- the SER33 gene encoding phosphoglycerate dehydrogenase SER33 (similar to Saccharomyces cerevisiae SER3 (YER081W) and SER33 (YIL074C); ancestral locus Anc_7.273) produces the protein MSNFATDNLQDSFQRAMNFSGSPGAVSTSPTQSFMNTLPRRVSITKQSKALKPFSTGDMKILLLENVNSTAIKIFKDQGYQVEFLKSSLPEDELIEKIKDVHAIGIRSKTRLTEKILQHARNLVCVGCFCIGTNQVDLKYAASKGIAVFNSPFSNSRSVAELVIAEVISLARQLGDRSIELHTGTWNKVAARCWEVRGKTLGIIGYGHIGSQLSVLAEAMGLHVLYYDIVTIMALGTARQVSTLDELLNKSDFVTLHVPATPETEKMLSAPQFAAMKDGAYVINASRGTVVDIPSLIQAMKANKIAGAALDVYPHEPAKNGEGSFNDELNNWTSELVSLPNIILTPHIGGSTEEAQSAIGIEVATSLTKYINEGNSVGAVNFPEVSLKSLDYDQENTVRVLYIHRNVPGVLKTVNDILSDHNIEKQFSDSHGEIAYLMADISSVNQSEIKDIYEKLNQTSAKVSIRLLY, from the coding sequence ATGTCTAACTTTGCTACTGATAATTTACAAGATTCATTTCAACGTGCCATGAACTTTTCCGGTTCTCCAGGTGCGGTCTCGACCTCACCAACTCAGTCATTCATGAATACACTACCTCGTCGTGTAAGCATCACAAAACAATCAAAGGCCCTAAAACCTTTTTCTACCGGTGACatgaagattttattgTTGGAGAATGTCAATTCAACTGCAATtaagattttcaaagaccAGGGTTATCAAGTAGAATTCCTAAAGTCTTCTCTGCCTGAGGACGAATTGatcgaaaaaatcaaagatgtTCACGCGATCGGTATCAGATCAAAAACTAGATTAACTGAGAAAATACTGCAGCATGCCAGAAATCTTGTTTGTGTTGGTTGTTTTTGCATAGGTACCAACCAAGTTGATTTGAAATATGCTGCTAGTAAAGGTATTGCCGTATTCAACTCACCTTTCTCCAATTCGAGATCCGTAGCGGAATTGGTCATTGCTGAAGTTATCAGTTTGGCAAGACAATTAGGTGATAGATCCATTGAATTGCATACAGGAACATGGAACAAAGTTGCTGCTAGATGTTGGGAGGTAAGAGGGAAAACCCTTGGTATCATAGGTTATGGTCACATTGGTTCTCAACTGTCTGTTCTTGCAGAAGCTATGGGATTACATGTGTTATACTACGATATTGTAACAATAATGGCATTGGGTACAGCTAGACAGGTTTCCACATTAGATGAATTATTGAACAAGTCTGACTTTGTGACATTACATGTACCAGCTACTCCTGagactgaaaaaatgttatCTGCGCCCCAGTTTGCAGCAATGAAAGATGGTGCGTATGTGATCAACGCCTCAAGAGGTACTGTAGTAGATATTCCATCTTTGATCCAAGCTATGAAAGCCAATAAAATTGCAGGAGCCGCCTTGGATGTCTACCCACATGAACCAGCTAAAAACGGTGAGGGTTCATTCAACGATGAGCTGAATAACTGGACTTCCGAACTGGTTTCATTACCAAATATCATCTTGACACCTCACATTGGTGGTTCTACCGAAGAAGCTCAAAGTGCCATTGGTATCGAAGTCGCAACATCTTTGACTAAGTATATCAATGAAGGAAACTCTGTGGGCGCTGTGAATTTCCCAGAAGTCAGTTTGAAGTCTCTCGACTACGATCAAGAGAACACAGTGCGTGtcttatatattcatcGTAACGTTCCTGGTGTTCTGAAGACAGTTAATGATATCCTGTCCGATCATAACATCGAAAAACAATTTTCCGATTCTCATGGTGAAATCGCCTATTTAATGGCAGATATCTCCTCGGTTAATCAAAGTGAAATCAAGGATATATATGAAAAGCTGAATCAAACTTCTGCTAAAGTTTCTATCAGGCTATTGTACtga
- the RPN2 gene encoding proteasome regulatory particle base subunit RPN2 (similar to Saccharomyces cerevisiae RPN2 (YIL075C); ancestral locus Anc_7.274): protein MSLTTAAPLLALLRENQDSVKTYALETINTVVDQLWSEISNELPDIEALYDDDTFSDREMAALIASKVYYNLGEYESAVRYALAAADRFDIDEQSQFVETIVSKSIEMYVQKASKQYNEDEQFYIKDTIDPKLTSIFERMIEKCLKASELKLALGIALEGYRLDIIESALKNKLANDSASENVKIINYLLTLAITTVTNFKFRSSILRKSFYFLMNMSNRDYLTLNKVVVNLNDAELALQLFEKLKEENDEGLSSQIAFDLVSSASQQLLEILVTELTTQGYDSALLNILSGLPTCDYYNTFLLNNKSIDIGLLNKSKSALDGKFSLFHTAVSVANGFMHAGTTDNSFIKANLPWLGKAQNWAKFTATASLGVIHKGNLLEGRKVMAPYLPGSRASSRFIKGGSLYGLGLIYAGFGRDTTDYLKNIIVENSGTTGDEDVDVLLHGASLGIGLAAMGSANIEVYEALKEVLYNDSATSGEAAALGMGLCMLGTGKPEATHDMFTYSQETQHGNITRGLAVGLALINYGRQELADDLIVKMLASDKSLLRYGGAFTIALAYAGTGNNSAVKRLLHVAVSDSNDDVRRAAVIALGFVLLRDYTTVPRIVQLLSESHNAHVRCGTAFALGIACAGKGLQSAIDVLEPLTKDSVDFVRQAAMIALSMILIQQTEKSNPQVAEINKNFLSVITNKHQEGLAKFGACVAQGIMNAGGRNVTIQLENADTGTLDAKSVVGLVMFSQFWYWFPLSHFLSLSFTPTTVIGIRGSDQAIPKFQMNCYAKEDVFSYPKMYVEASGKEVEKVATAVLSTTARAKARAKKTKKEKGPNEEEKKKEREEKEKEREADKKDIKETKENDEEFYKNKYSSKPYKVENMTRILPQQSRYISFIKDDRFVPVRKFKGNNGVVVLRDKEPKEPIELIETVRQMKDVNAPLPTPFKVEDNVDFP from the coding sequence ATGTCCTTGACTACTGCTGCTCCACTTTTAGCACTATTGAGGGAGAATCAAGATTCAGTTAAGACATATGCCTTAGAAACTATAAATACTGTTGTAGACCAGTTATGGTCTGAGATTTCGAATGAACTGCCAGATATTGAAGCGTTATATGATGATGACACCTTTTCTGACCGTGAAATGGCTGCGTTGATTGCTTCCAAAGTCTATTACAACCTTGGTGAATACGAATCCGCTGTCAGATATGCCCTTGCCGCAGCGGATCGCTTTGATATAGATGAACAATCGcaatttgttgaaactattgtttcaaaaagtaTTGAGATGTATGTTCAGAAGGCTTCCAAACAATACAATGAGGACGAACAATTTTACATTAAGGATACCATTGATCCAAAATTAACGtccatttttgaacgaatgatagaaaaatgtttgaaAGCATCCGAACTGAAACTAGCTTTAGGAATTGCTTTAGAAGGCTATAGATTGGATATAATTGAAAGTGCcttgaaaaacaaattgGCTAACGATTCCGCTTCTGAAAACGTGAAAATTATCAATTACTTATTAACCCTTGCCATAACCACCGTAAcaaattttaaatttaGGTCCTCAATCCtaagaaaatctttttatttcctaATGAATATGTCTAATCGCGATTATTTGACGCTCAATAAAGTAGTTGTGAATTTGAATGATGCTGAATTGGCATTACAactgtttgaaaaattaaaggaagaaaatgatgaaggaCTGTCCTCCCAAATTGCATTTGATCTAGTTTCTTCTGCGTCTCAACAATTGCTTGAGATATTGGTCACTGAATTAACTACCCAGGGTTATGATTCCGCcttattgaatattttatctGGTCTACCGACCTGCGATTATTATaatacttttcttttgaataataaaagcATCGATATCGGTCTTCTAAACAAGTCTAAATCAGCTTTGGATGGGAAGTTTTCTCTGTTCCACACCGCTGTTAGTGTTGCTAACGGGTTTATGCACGCTGGTACCACTGACAATTCGTTTATCAAAGCAAACCTTCCCTGGTTAGGAAAAGCCCAAAACTGGGCAAAGTTCACCGCCACAGCCTCACTAGGTGTCATCCATAAAGGTAATTTGTTGGAAGGTAGAAAAGTAATGGCCCCTTACTTGCCAGGTAGTCGAGCCTCTTCTAGATTCATCAAGGGCGGATCATTGTATGGTCTTGGTCTAATTTACGCTGGTTTTGGTCGCGATACCACTGActacttgaaaaatatcatagTCGAGAATAGTGGAACTACAGGCGATGAAGACGTAGATGTCTTGTTACACGGTGCTTCTTTGGGTATTGGTCTTGCTGCCATGGGTTCAGCTAATATCGAAGTTTATGAAGCCCTGAAGGAAGTTCTTTATAATGACTCCGCTACATCTGGAGAAGCTGCTGCATTGGGTATGGGTCTGTGTATGTTAGGAACTGGTAAGCCCGAAGCCACTCACGATATGTTCACGTATTCTCAAGAAACCCAGCATGGTAACATTACACGCGGTTTAGCCGTTGGCTTGGCTTTGATAAATTATGGTCGCCAAGAGCTGGCAGATGATTTGATTGTGAAGATGTTAGCAAGCGATAAGTCTTTATTGCGCTATGGTGGTGCTTTCACAATTGCATTGGCCTATGCGGGTACAGGCAACAATTCTGCCGTCAAGAGGTTGTTGCATGTCGCCGTTTCAGACTCCAACGATGATGTTAGGAGAGCTGCAGTCATCGCGTTGGGTTTCGTTCTCTTACGTGATTATACTACTGTCCCAAGAATCGTCCAACTTCTATCAGAATCACATAATGCACATGTCAGATGTGGTACTGCATTTGCCCTTGGTATTGCATGTGCTGGTAAAGGCCTACAATCAGCAATCGACGTTTTAGAACCATTGACAAAGGATTCAGTTGATTTTGTTCGCCAAGCGGCCATGATTGCTTTATCTATGATTCTAATTCAACAAACAGAAAAGTCAAATCCCCAAGTTGCCGAGATTAACAAGAATTTCCTGAGTGTAATCACGAATAAACATCAAGAGGGCTTAGCTAAATTTGGTGCATGCGTAGCGCAAGGGATAATGAATGCTGGTGGTCGCAATGTTACGATTCAGCTGGAGAACGCAGACACAGGCACTTTGGATGCCAAATCGGTGGTTGGTCTGGTCATGTTCTCACAATTTTGGTATTGGTTTCCTTTGTCACACTTTTTATCGCTATCTTTTACACCAACGACAGTAATTGGTATTCGCGGTAGTGATCAAGCTATACCTAAATTCCAAATGAATTGTTATGCTAAAGAGGATGTATTCAGCTACCCAAAGATGTATGTAGAAGCGAGTGGTAAGGAAGTAGAAAAGGTAGCAACAGCAGTTCTTTCCACCACAGCTAGAGCAAAGGCAAGAGcaaaaaagacaaagaaggaaaaaggtcctaatgaagaagaaaagaaaaaagagcgtgaggaaaaggaaaaggaaagggaGGCAGATAAAAAAGACATAAAGGaaacaaaggaaaatgatgaagaattttacAAGAATAAATACTCCTCAAAACCTTACAAAGTTGAAAACATGACTCGTATATTACCCCAACAATCGAGATATATCTCCTTTATCAAGGACGACAGATTTGTTCCCGTACGTAAATTCAAAGGAAACAACGGTGTGGTAGTTTTGAGAGATAAGGAACCCAAAGAACCTATAGAGCTAATCGAAACTGTAAGACAAATGAAAGACGTTAATGCTCCACTTCCAACACCATTTAAGGTTGAAGATAATGTTGATTTTCCCTAA